A stretch of Aedes aegypti strain LVP_AGWG chromosome 2, AaegL5.0 Primary Assembly, whole genome shotgun sequence DNA encodes these proteins:
- the LOC5564940 gene encoding mucin-17 isoform X1, whose amino-acid sequence MCINIILFKMDSIKRQLGVLPGGRSSLLLLYGVLVIMALTPGGSVQGYSVQKRETNSCYYNGTHFMEGSIVPTKEPCLMCKCQSKTLICALKVCPEQPIPPPRGCILVHKSGACCPYLQCSKLHLTSKNSGDRKKIHFLDYYEKEAEERLTNPNSYLRRSDDDDIEENGACIVNGTVYKSGSAMTSSSLCSYCYCINGRQKCVKPKCALPNPRCAPIFIDSACCPIRYDCTGKIPVKDVISTESPNQIRRINNRHYLRTVERKGVRNVGCTIDGKSYPEGERIASQDPCQVCFCIRGDQKCTPKKCAPAIKGCTPRVPRGECCAVRYDCSKFSAGSRVFRSSVDNSTLVSEIGDQKRLSSRKIEEEEEPFDFFSILFGPDPDEPKPEAKNATELIVTEATPVSSTSEKSFFDFLKAGLEFIDSNADDLLETTPASAAPEMSSTTESISEVNTVRVEIVREPQTVYIAKPDFNFPMRMTSPPIRRTSAVLKTTPSTTPTVTTASTTSTTTTTTEPPTTTRTVSSTSTTTVPTTTTTISSTTTTTVPSTTATTTTTKKPPTTTAPSTTTSTTTTAPSSSSTTTQAPSTTSTTSTVTTTVPLITETTILPIEQKDNLTIPVDIDLTKAEPEFQDLESDSLLKENPTDVSNSLADLESSEEYSDADSAETSTAKSMETETVYSTTDSAERSSSEESVVTESTTTNAPIDVVIKIDDSITSSAVESIIHSLNAKIEKVEPLPPTTTIATKRPNNKFVGFEVEKIRTTIAATTVAPTTVPSSTEEVSTESSEVTTAISSQETTTADAAESGVDSSEESTVDYKGNDMLVEDMLTTESSFEGTTTEQSEDDNVETTMGSFEVTSTVATTTIVDDDKMEFKSESETEIPVTEHDVQTTTGVPVTTTTQKIKTTSQKNTTKPLVTKENNLLSVLLTELSNIFDSTRNESGKQNAKNKTEFRPVTPKPIPIGEFHRPSSIPSILESDIDLDYSEPTLPPSLPNLKIIPFLPADAVKKNEAPIPLAAPYDFYKPNPTNYPIITESYEPYGVLSDHEIHPGMPFKPPKYDYSYDQSLSYPALTENYDLDGKSNHYNTKIIRDKYDTIADTDYEYDTDALAKYELHAKKELFKNELKKFIPTKYEVPQEGTYVPVYDKYGVGYPEKNVYYPNHKETYEPVVYNTKTELSTEHPLFRLEEKSIAGSSGFSPPTKTEGGFLPKDHIKDDFYYEPYVTTAFPMEKTTEDYVAKIPINTTASTFGATVANPFIDVIHPEPAPPLMSLIEDKEKLFSVYHSVAKNNHSSLDDLLDTDIVDSAEYDKQIISITTDANYLSTMGGSVEEVDMVSSIEGASALPLHGSMEYTAVPLEMETTQMVRNSTEPEPNGMFSLENVLNYLFREEEPYHDNGVRNTTSTTPSLIDGVPPFKTIPSHLGSVYSPPTSIEGSLGEVQHHEEDDEQHDGTVTLKIENEQNGTKDLYRPSLMDLPFLSSNFHSPSGTGAQDGVELKNDIDRYGFDPDVEHYQVISDGPPNTIPNSETYVVNPVDINKLKQHHSEGTAEITMKSKVYSLKDTVGILKLAGCNIYGRMYRVGRIISELSGPCLECKCTDVGVHCTPLNC is encoded by the exons AAACCAACAGTTGTTACTACAATGGGACCCACTTCATGGAAGGATCGATCGTTCCCACGAAGGAGCCCTGTCTGATGTGCAAGTGCCAAAGCAAAACGCTGATTTGCGCGCTCAAAGTTTGCCCGG AACAACCAATTCCGCCACCTCGTGGCTGTATCCTGGTCCATAAGAGTGGAGCCTGCTGTCCTTACCTGCAGTGTTCTAAACTTCATCTAACGTCCAAAAACAGTGGAGATCGTAAGAAGATTCATTTCCTGGACTACTACGAAAAAGAAGCCGAAGAGCGACTAACAAATCCCAACTCTTATCTACGGAGATCTGATGATGATGACATTGAGGAAAATGGAG CGTGCATTGTCAATGGAACAGTATACAAGTCTGGTTCAGCCATGACTTCTTCTTCTCTATGTTCATACTGCTACTGTATCAACGGACGACAGAAATGTGTCAAGCCCAAATGTGCATTGCCAAATCCTCGCTGTGCACCCATATTCATCGATTCGGCATGCTGCCCCATCCGATATGATTGCACGGGGAAAATACCTGTGAAGGATGTTATATCTACCGAATCGCCGAATCAAATCAGAAGAATCAACAACCGTCATTACCTGCGAACGGTCGAACGCAAAGGAGTCAGAAATGTTGGATGCACAATCGATGGAAAATCTTATCCGGAAGGAGAACGCATTGCCAGCCAGGATCCTTGCCAGGTTTGCTTCTGCATCCGAGGAGACCAGAAGTGTACGCCTAAAAAGTGTGCTCCGGCTATAAAGGGCTGTACGCCACGGGTACCACGAGGAGAATGCTGTGCAGTTCGGTACGATTGCAGTAAGTTTTCGGCAGGATCTCGAGTATTCCGCAGTTCGGTTGATAACTCAACGCTCGTTTCAGAAATCGGTGACCAGAAGCGGCTGAGCTCCCGCAAGATTGAGGAAGAAGAGGAACCATTCGATTTCTTCTCTATCCTGTTCGGTCCGGACCCAGATGAGCCGAAACCAGAGGCGAAGAATGCCACCGAGTTGATAGTTACAGAGGCGACACCCGTAAGTTCTACATCTGAGAAGAGTTTCTTCGACTTTTTGAAGGCAGGTTTGGAGTTCATCGACAGCAATGCAGATGATTTGTTGGAAACAACTCCAGCTTCAGCTGCTCCAGAGATGAGTTCCACTACGGAAAGTATTAGCGAAGTCAATACAGTGCGAGTGGAGATAGTCAGAGAGCCCCAGACGGTTTATATAGCAAAGCCCGACTTTAATTTTCCGATGAGGATGACTTCTCCACCGATTCGACGAACCAGTGCGGTCCTTAAAACTACTCCAAGCACCACACCTACGGTAACAACTGCAAGTACGACATCTACAACTACGACTACGACTGAACCACCTACAACGACCAGGACTGTATCATCTACATCAACTACTACAGTACCTACCACAACTACGACTATATCGTCTACCACTACAACGACTGTGCCATCCACTACGGCAACGACAACGACAACGAAGAAACCTCCAACTACCACAGCTCCATCTACCACAACATCAACCACGACAACTGCTCCAAGCAGTAGTTCAACGACGACTCAAGCTCCATCTACAACTTCAACAACAAGTACAGTTACGACAACTGTCCCCCTTATAACAGAAACAACTATACTACCGATTGAACAGAAGGATAACCTCACGATTCCTGTAGATATCGATCTTACCAAAGCGGAGCCAGAATTCCAAGACCTCGAATCAGATTCACTCCTAAAAGAAAATCCAACTGATGTGTCAAATTCGCTAGCCGATCTAGAATCGTCTGAAGAATACTCTGATGCTGATAGCGCTGAGACATCTACAGCCAAGAGCATGGAAACAGAAACCGTCTACTCGACAACCGATAGTGCGGAAAGGTCTTCTTCGGAAGAATCAGTGGTGACAGAGAGCACAACAACAAACGCACCCATCGACGTCGTTATCAAGATAGACGATTCCATTACAAGTTCAGCCGTGGAGTCGATCATACATTCTCTGAATGCAAAAATCGAAAAGGTAGAACCACTTCCGCCGACTACAACAATCGCCACCAAACGACCGAACAACAAGTTCGTTGGCTTCGAGGTAGAGAAGATTCGTACCACGATAGCTGCTACAACGGTTGCTCCCACGACAGTGCCGTCCTCTACCGAAGAAGTATCCACAGAGAGCAGTGAGGTTACAACTGCAATAAGCTCTCAGGAAACTACAACTGCGGATGCAGCTGAAAGCGGAGTTGACTCGAGTGAAGAATCGACAGTGGATTACAAGGGTAATGACATGTTGGTTGAAGATATGTTGACCACTGAGTCGTCCTTTGAAGGCACGACAACAGAACAGAGTGAGGATGACAATGTGGAAACGACAATGGGTTCCTTTGAGGTAACGTCGACTGTTGCGACAACCACAATAGTTGATGACGATAAGATGGAGTTCAAGAGCGAGAGTGAAACGGAGATTCCAGTGACGGAGCATGATGTCCAAACGACGACGGGAGTTCCAGTTACCACGACTACTCAGAAGATTAAGACGACCTCCCAAAAGAATACAACTAAGCCCTTGGTAACGAAAGAAAACAATCTGCTATCAGTTTTGCTAACAGAACTCTCCAACATTTTTGATTCAACGAGAAacgaatctgggaaacagaatgCCAAAAATAAAACTGAATTCCGTCCGGTAACTCCGAAACCTATTCCAATCGGCGAGTTCCACCGTCCTAGCAGTATACCATCCATTCTGGAATCAGACATTGACCTAGACTATAGCGAACCTACCCTTCCACCTAGTCTACCGAACCTGAAGATCATTCCATTCCTCCCAGCCGACGCGGTCAAGAAAAACGAGGCACCAATCCCGCTCGCAGCACCATACGACTTCTACAAACCCAATCCAACCAATTATCCAATCATCACCGAAAGCTACGAACCTTACGGCGTACTCAGCGATCACGAAATTCACCCAGGAATGCCTTTCAAGCCACCTAAATACGACTACAGCTATGATCAATCTCTCAGCTATCCGGCTCTAACGGAAAACTACGACTTGGACGGCAAGAGCAACCATTACAATACGAAGATCATTCGCGACAAGTACGACACCATTGCCGATACGGATTACGAGTACGATACGGATGCGCTGGCCAAGTACGAACTTCACGCCAAGAAGGAACTGTTCAAGAACGAGCTGAAAAAGTTCATTCCCACGAAATACGAGGTGCCTCAGGAGGGAACGTACGTTCCCGTGTATGACAAGTACGGAGTCGGATATCCGGAGAAGAACGTTTATTATCCGAATCACAAGGAGACCTATGAGCCGGTGGTTTACAACACGAAAACCGAGCTTAGTACGGAGCATCCGTTGTTCCGGCTAGAAGAGAAATCCATAGCCGGCAGCAGTGGATTCTCGCCACCGACGAAGACTGAAG GTGGGTTCCTTCCGAAGGATCACATCAAGGACGACTTCTACTATGAACCATATGTGACCACCGCGTTCCCGATGGAAAAGACAACCGAGGATTACGTAGCGAAGATACCTATCAATACCACTGCTTCCACATTCGGGG CAACCGTAGCAAATCCCTTCATCGATGTCATCCACCCGGAGCCGGCACCACCGTTGATGAGCCTAATCGAGGACAAAGAGAAACTGTTCTCCGTGTACCACTCGGTGGCCAAGAATAACCATTCCTCGTTGGATGACTTGCTGGACACGGATATCGTCGACAGTGCCGAGTATGACAAGCAGATCATCTCGATCACAACCGATGCCAATTACCTGTCGACGATGGGAGGTTCTGTAGAGGAAGTTGATATGGTATCGAGTATTGAGGGGGCTTCAGCTCTTCCTTTGCACGGTAGCATGGAGTATACGGCCGTTCCACTGGAAATGGAAACCACTCAAATGGTACGGAACTCCACGGAACCGGAACCGAACGGTATGTTCAGTTTGGAGAATGTGTTGAACTATCTGTTCCGGGAGGAAGAGCCTTACCACGATAATGGAGTCCGGAATACTACGTCCACAACGCCTTCGCTGATCGATGGAGTGCCTCCATTCAAGACGATTCCGTCTCACCTCGGAAGTGTCTACAGTCCTCCAACGAGTATTGAAGGTTCGTTGGGAGAGGTACAACATCATGAAGAAGACGACGAACAGCATGACGGCACGGTGACGCTCAAGATTGAAAACGAGCAAAATGGAACCAAGGATCTGTACCGGCCTTCGCTAATGGATCTCCCATTCCTGAGTTCGAATTTCCACTCCCCAAGCGGAACTGGCGCCCAGGATGGCGTTGAACTGAAGAACGACATCGATCGGTATGGGTTCGATCCGGACGTGGAACACTACCAGGTGATATCGGATGGACCTCCGAACACGATACCCAATTCGGAGACCTACGTGGTGAATCCGGTGGACATCAACAAGCTGAAGCAGCATCACTCCGAGGGCACGGCGGAGATCACCATGAAGTCGAAGGTGTACAGCCTGAAGGATACCGTCGGCATCCTGAAGCTGGCCGGCTGTAATATCTATGGGCGAATGTACAGGGTCGGTAGGATAATCTCCGAACTGTCCGGACCGTGTCTGGAGTGTAAATGTACCGACGTGGGAGTGCACTGTACGCCACTGAACTGCTGA
- the LOC5564940 gene encoding mucin-17 isoform X2, with translation MCINIILFKMDSIKRQLGVLPGGRSSLLLLYGVLVIMALTPGGSVQGYSVQKRETNSCYYNGTHFMEGSIVPTKEPCLMCKCQSKTLICALKVCPEQPIPPPRGCILVHKSGACCPYLQCSKLHLTSKNSGDRKKIHFLDYYEKEAEERLTNPNSYLRRSDDDDIEENGACIVNGTVYKSGSAMTSSSLCSYCYCINGRQKCVKPKCALPNPRCAPIFIDSACCPIRYDCTGKIPVKDVISTESPNQIRRINNRHYLRTVERKGVRNVGCTIDGKSYPEGERIASQDPCQVCFCIRGDQKCTPKKCAPAIKGCTPRVPRGECCAVRYDCKIGDQKRLSSRKIEEEEEPFDFFSILFGPDPDEPKPEAKNATELIVTEATPVSSTSEKSFFDFLKAGLEFIDSNADDLLETTPASAAPEMSSTTESISEVNTVRVEIVREPQTVYIAKPDFNFPMRMTSPPIRRTSAVLKTTPSTTPTVTTASTTSTTTTTTEPPTTTRTVSSTSTTTVPTTTTTISSTTTTTVPSTTATTTTTKKPPTTTAPSTTTSTTTTAPSSSSTTTQAPSTTSTTSTVTTTVPLITETTILPIEQKDNLTIPVDIDLTKAEPEFQDLESDSLLKENPTDVSNSLADLESSEEYSDADSAETSTAKSMETETVYSTTDSAERSSSEESVVTESTTTNAPIDVVIKIDDSITSSAVESIIHSLNAKIEKVEPLPPTTTIATKRPNNKFVGFEVEKIRTTIAATTVAPTTVPSSTEEVSTESSEVTTAISSQETTTADAAESGVDSSEESTVDYKGNDMLVEDMLTTESSFEGTTTEQSEDDNVETTMGSFEVTSTVATTTIVDDDKMEFKSESETEIPVTEHDVQTTTGVPVTTTTQKIKTTSQKNTTKPLVTKENNLLSVLLTELSNIFDSTRNESGKQNAKNKTEFRPVTPKPIPIGEFHRPSSIPSILESDIDLDYSEPTLPPSLPNLKIIPFLPADAVKKNEAPIPLAAPYDFYKPNPTNYPIITESYEPYGVLSDHEIHPGMPFKPPKYDYSYDQSLSYPALTENYDLDGKSNHYNTKIIRDKYDTIADTDYEYDTDALAKYELHAKKELFKNELKKFIPTKYEVPQEGTYVPVYDKYGVGYPEKNVYYPNHKETYEPVVYNTKTELSTEHPLFRLEEKSIAGSSGFSPPTKTEGGFLPKDHIKDDFYYEPYVTTAFPMEKTTEDYVAKIPINTTASTFGATVANPFIDVIHPEPAPPLMSLIEDKEKLFSVYHSVAKNNHSSLDDLLDTDIVDSAEYDKQIISITTDANYLSTMGGSVEEVDMVSSIEGASALPLHGSMEYTAVPLEMETTQMVRNSTEPEPNGMFSLENVLNYLFREEEPYHDNGVRNTTSTTPSLIDGVPPFKTIPSHLGSVYSPPTSIEGSLGEVQHHEEDDEQHDGTVTLKIENEQNGTKDLYRPSLMDLPFLSSNFHSPSGTGAQDGVELKNDIDRYGFDPDVEHYQVISDGPPNTIPNSETYVVNPVDINKLKQHHSEGTAEITMKSKVYSLKDTVGILKLAGCNIYGRMYRVGRIISELSGPCLECKCTDVGVHCTPLNC, from the exons AAACCAACAGTTGTTACTACAATGGGACCCACTTCATGGAAGGATCGATCGTTCCCACGAAGGAGCCCTGTCTGATGTGCAAGTGCCAAAGCAAAACGCTGATTTGCGCGCTCAAAGTTTGCCCGG AACAACCAATTCCGCCACCTCGTGGCTGTATCCTGGTCCATAAGAGTGGAGCCTGCTGTCCTTACCTGCAGTGTTCTAAACTTCATCTAACGTCCAAAAACAGTGGAGATCGTAAGAAGATTCATTTCCTGGACTACTACGAAAAAGAAGCCGAAGAGCGACTAACAAATCCCAACTCTTATCTACGGAGATCTGATGATGATGACATTGAGGAAAATGGAG CGTGCATTGTCAATGGAACAGTATACAAGTCTGGTTCAGCCATGACTTCTTCTTCTCTATGTTCATACTGCTACTGTATCAACGGACGACAGAAATGTGTCAAGCCCAAATGTGCATTGCCAAATCCTCGCTGTGCACCCATATTCATCGATTCGGCATGCTGCCCCATCCGATATGATTGCACGGGGAAAATACCTGTGAAGGATGTTATATCTACCGAATCGCCGAATCAAATCAGAAGAATCAACAACCGTCATTACCTGCGAACGGTCGAACGCAAAGGAGTCAGAAATGTTGGATGCACAATCGATGGAAAATCTTATCCGGAAGGAGAACGCATTGCCAGCCAGGATCCTTGCCAGGTTTGCTTCTGCATCCGAGGAGACCAGAAGTGTACGCCTAAAAAGTGTGCTCCGGCTATAAAGGGCTGTACGCCACGGGTACCACGAGGAGAATGCTGTGCAGTTCGGTACGATTGCA AAATCGGTGACCAGAAGCGGCTGAGCTCCCGCAAGATTGAGGAAGAAGAGGAACCATTCGATTTCTTCTCTATCCTGTTCGGTCCGGACCCAGATGAGCCGAAACCAGAGGCGAAGAATGCCACCGAGTTGATAGTTACAGAGGCGACACCCGTAAGTTCTACATCTGAGAAGAGTTTCTTCGACTTTTTGAAGGCAGGTTTGGAGTTCATCGACAGCAATGCAGATGATTTGTTGGAAACAACTCCAGCTTCAGCTGCTCCAGAGATGAGTTCCACTACGGAAAGTATTAGCGAAGTCAATACAGTGCGAGTGGAGATAGTCAGAGAGCCCCAGACGGTTTATATAGCAAAGCCCGACTTTAATTTTCCGATGAGGATGACTTCTCCACCGATTCGACGAACCAGTGCGGTCCTTAAAACTACTCCAAGCACCACACCTACGGTAACAACTGCAAGTACGACATCTACAACTACGACTACGACTGAACCACCTACAACGACCAGGACTGTATCATCTACATCAACTACTACAGTACCTACCACAACTACGACTATATCGTCTACCACTACAACGACTGTGCCATCCACTACGGCAACGACAACGACAACGAAGAAACCTCCAACTACCACAGCTCCATCTACCACAACATCAACCACGACAACTGCTCCAAGCAGTAGTTCAACGACGACTCAAGCTCCATCTACAACTTCAACAACAAGTACAGTTACGACAACTGTCCCCCTTATAACAGAAACAACTATACTACCGATTGAACAGAAGGATAACCTCACGATTCCTGTAGATATCGATCTTACCAAAGCGGAGCCAGAATTCCAAGACCTCGAATCAGATTCACTCCTAAAAGAAAATCCAACTGATGTGTCAAATTCGCTAGCCGATCTAGAATCGTCTGAAGAATACTCTGATGCTGATAGCGCTGAGACATCTACAGCCAAGAGCATGGAAACAGAAACCGTCTACTCGACAACCGATAGTGCGGAAAGGTCTTCTTCGGAAGAATCAGTGGTGACAGAGAGCACAACAACAAACGCACCCATCGACGTCGTTATCAAGATAGACGATTCCATTACAAGTTCAGCCGTGGAGTCGATCATACATTCTCTGAATGCAAAAATCGAAAAGGTAGAACCACTTCCGCCGACTACAACAATCGCCACCAAACGACCGAACAACAAGTTCGTTGGCTTCGAGGTAGAGAAGATTCGTACCACGATAGCTGCTACAACGGTTGCTCCCACGACAGTGCCGTCCTCTACCGAAGAAGTATCCACAGAGAGCAGTGAGGTTACAACTGCAATAAGCTCTCAGGAAACTACAACTGCGGATGCAGCTGAAAGCGGAGTTGACTCGAGTGAAGAATCGACAGTGGATTACAAGGGTAATGACATGTTGGTTGAAGATATGTTGACCACTGAGTCGTCCTTTGAAGGCACGACAACAGAACAGAGTGAGGATGACAATGTGGAAACGACAATGGGTTCCTTTGAGGTAACGTCGACTGTTGCGACAACCACAATAGTTGATGACGATAAGATGGAGTTCAAGAGCGAGAGTGAAACGGAGATTCCAGTGACGGAGCATGATGTCCAAACGACGACGGGAGTTCCAGTTACCACGACTACTCAGAAGATTAAGACGACCTCCCAAAAGAATACAACTAAGCCCTTGGTAACGAAAGAAAACAATCTGCTATCAGTTTTGCTAACAGAACTCTCCAACATTTTTGATTCAACGAGAAacgaatctgggaaacagaatgCCAAAAATAAAACTGAATTCCGTCCGGTAACTCCGAAACCTATTCCAATCGGCGAGTTCCACCGTCCTAGCAGTATACCATCCATTCTGGAATCAGACATTGACCTAGACTATAGCGAACCTACCCTTCCACCTAGTCTACCGAACCTGAAGATCATTCCATTCCTCCCAGCCGACGCGGTCAAGAAAAACGAGGCACCAATCCCGCTCGCAGCACCATACGACTTCTACAAACCCAATCCAACCAATTATCCAATCATCACCGAAAGCTACGAACCTTACGGCGTACTCAGCGATCACGAAATTCACCCAGGAATGCCTTTCAAGCCACCTAAATACGACTACAGCTATGATCAATCTCTCAGCTATCCGGCTCTAACGGAAAACTACGACTTGGACGGCAAGAGCAACCATTACAATACGAAGATCATTCGCGACAAGTACGACACCATTGCCGATACGGATTACGAGTACGATACGGATGCGCTGGCCAAGTACGAACTTCACGCCAAGAAGGAACTGTTCAAGAACGAGCTGAAAAAGTTCATTCCCACGAAATACGAGGTGCCTCAGGAGGGAACGTACGTTCCCGTGTATGACAAGTACGGAGTCGGATATCCGGAGAAGAACGTTTATTATCCGAATCACAAGGAGACCTATGAGCCGGTGGTTTACAACACGAAAACCGAGCTTAGTACGGAGCATCCGTTGTTCCGGCTAGAAGAGAAATCCATAGCCGGCAGCAGTGGATTCTCGCCACCGACGAAGACTGAAG GTGGGTTCCTTCCGAAGGATCACATCAAGGACGACTTCTACTATGAACCATATGTGACCACCGCGTTCCCGATGGAAAAGACAACCGAGGATTACGTAGCGAAGATACCTATCAATACCACTGCTTCCACATTCGGGG CAACCGTAGCAAATCCCTTCATCGATGTCATCCACCCGGAGCCGGCACCACCGTTGATGAGCCTAATCGAGGACAAAGAGAAACTGTTCTCCGTGTACCACTCGGTGGCCAAGAATAACCATTCCTCGTTGGATGACTTGCTGGACACGGATATCGTCGACAGTGCCGAGTATGACAAGCAGATCATCTCGATCACAACCGATGCCAATTACCTGTCGACGATGGGAGGTTCTGTAGAGGAAGTTGATATGGTATCGAGTATTGAGGGGGCTTCAGCTCTTCCTTTGCACGGTAGCATGGAGTATACGGCCGTTCCACTGGAAATGGAAACCACTCAAATGGTACGGAACTCCACGGAACCGGAACCGAACGGTATGTTCAGTTTGGAGAATGTGTTGAACTATCTGTTCCGGGAGGAAGAGCCTTACCACGATAATGGAGTCCGGAATACTACGTCCACAACGCCTTCGCTGATCGATGGAGTGCCTCCATTCAAGACGATTCCGTCTCACCTCGGAAGTGTCTACAGTCCTCCAACGAGTATTGAAGGTTCGTTGGGAGAGGTACAACATCATGAAGAAGACGACGAACAGCATGACGGCACGGTGACGCTCAAGATTGAAAACGAGCAAAATGGAACCAAGGATCTGTACCGGCCTTCGCTAATGGATCTCCCATTCCTGAGTTCGAATTTCCACTCCCCAAGCGGAACTGGCGCCCAGGATGGCGTTGAACTGAAGAACGACATCGATCGGTATGGGTTCGATCCGGACGTGGAACACTACCAGGTGATATCGGATGGACCTCCGAACACGATACCCAATTCGGAGACCTACGTGGTGAATCCGGTGGACATCAACAAGCTGAAGCAGCATCACTCCGAGGGCACGGCGGAGATCACCATGAAGTCGAAGGTGTACAGCCTGAAGGATACCGTCGGCATCCTGAAGCTGGCCGGCTGTAATATCTATGGGCGAATGTACAGGGTCGGTAGGATAATCTCCGAACTGTCCGGACCGTGTCTGGAGTGTAAATGTACCGACGTGGGAGTGCACTGTACGCCACTGAACTGCTGA